The following proteins are co-located in the Candidatus Sericytochromatia bacterium genome:
- a CDS encoding histidine kinase N-terminal domain-containing protein → MIQTNGMAWSLPFQEHIPQEPDRFWIQNIARQLPFLADFIPADLLIHAPLEGGRFVTIAEAKPTVRQSFYRRPQVGHIFTPEHSSAIWQAFHSGELADGAIGKVVNGQPMNQVAYPLVGVDGVAALIVVERNLYEELKHAESKRQLYRTAITRLVRTLIEKARVSSLALPPIQPGDALLLLNDAGTIMHASAVALNLARRLGVPEQLEGLDWHQTFVTQHEYRPVHTNPVFSENELVTQNLTMAVRTIPVQPSDGFVDHVKVLHDVTELKQKDREIVVKSTLVKEVHHRVKNNLQTVAGLLRLQSRRSRNEEVKAILQESIARIASIALVHEYLSHDDVGVVDVKDLVQNLISSTLQGLVDPSQRITTSLDCPAPVTLPSAQATSTALVVNELLQNTIKHAFSGRPQGHVRVGLQELDEGVLFTIEDDGVGMPADFTPERDGNLGWQIIKTLVRDDLQGQLTIEHPAGTRISLLVPHPAPGSLIRET, encoded by the coding sequence ATGATCCAGACCAACGGGATGGCCTGGTCCCTGCCCTTTCAGGAACACATTCCCCAGGAACCCGACCGGTTCTGGATCCAGAACATTGCCCGGCAACTGCCGTTCCTGGCGGACTTCATTCCCGCCGACCTGCTGATCCACGCGCCGCTGGAGGGCGGACGCTTCGTCACCATTGCCGAAGCCAAGCCGACCGTCCGCCAGAGCTTCTACCGCCGCCCGCAGGTTGGTCACATCTTCACCCCGGAGCATTCGTCCGCCATCTGGCAGGCCTTCCACTCCGGGGAACTCGCCGATGGGGCGATCGGCAAGGTGGTGAACGGGCAACCCATGAACCAGGTGGCCTACCCCCTGGTCGGCGTCGACGGCGTGGCCGCCCTGATCGTGGTCGAGCGCAACCTGTACGAGGAACTCAAGCACGCGGAAAGCAAGCGCCAGCTCTACCGCACGGCGATCACCCGCCTGGTCCGAACCCTGATCGAAAAGGCGCGCGTGAGCTCGCTCGCGCTGCCGCCCATCCAGCCTGGTGACGCGCTGCTGCTGCTCAACGACGCCGGCACGATCATGCACGCCAGCGCCGTGGCCCTGAACCTGGCCCGGCGCCTCGGCGTGCCGGAACAGCTCGAAGGGCTCGACTGGCACCAGACCTTCGTCACCCAGCACGAGTACCGGCCGGTCCACACCAACCCGGTCTTCAGCGAGAACGAACTGGTGACCCAGAACCTCACCATGGCCGTGCGCACCATTCCGGTGCAACCATCGGACGGCTTCGTGGACCACGTCAAGGTGCTGCACGACGTCACCGAACTCAAGCAGAAGGACCGCGAGATCGTGGTGAAGAGCACGCTGGTCAAGGAGGTCCACCACCGCGTGAAGAACAACCTTCAGACCGTGGCGGGTCTGCTGCGCCTGCAGTCCCGTCGCAGCCGCAACGAAGAGGTCAAGGCGATCCTGCAGGAAAGCATCGCCCGCATCGCCAGCATCGCCCTGGTGCACGAGTACCTGAGCCACGACGACGTGGGCGTGGTCGACGTCAAGGACCTGGTACAGAACCTGATTTCCTCGACCCTGCAGGGACTCGTGGACCCTTCGCAGCGCATCACGACCAGTCTGGACTGCCCGGCCCCGGTCACCCTGCCCTCGGCCCAGGCCACCTCCACCGCCCTGGTGGTCAACGAACTGCTGCAAAACACCATCAAGCACGCATTCAGCGGGCGCCCGCAGGGCCACGTGCGGGTGGGCCTGCAGGAACTGGACGAGGGTGTGCTGTTCACGATCGAGGACGATGGCGTCGGCATGCCGGCCGACTTCACGCCCGAACGGGACGGCAACCTGGGCTGGCAGATCATCAAGACCCTGGTGCGGGACGACCTGCAAGGCCAGCTCACGATCGAACACCCGGCCGGGACGCGCATCAGCCTGCTGGTGCCGCATCCCGCCCCCGGCTCCTTGATCCGGGAAACATGA
- the tyrS gene encoding tyrosine--tRNA ligase, producing MTAFSPELVDTLTLGAAEVLPAGGLEARLKAAAAEGRPLRVKLGFDPTKPDLHIGHAVVLWALRRFQDAGHQVVLIIGDFTARIGDPTGKQEARPPLTKDEVEANAQTYLDQLGRIIDLSRAEIRRNGEWLEPMAMESVIRLLGQSTVAQMLQRENFALRHERGDAIGLHEFLYPLLQGQDSVVIHADVELGGTDQKFNNLMGRHLQEQAHQAPQVVMLYPILEGIGTTEKMSKSLGNTIGLTDAPKAMWDKVMCIADRQMPDYFTLASGLPAPEIRRLLADLAAGQLPPRDAKVRLARAIVSLYHGPAVAEKLASGSLDTADMPAFAVPDGTPVARLLVALKMANSTSQARERLKEGAVKLLRAEGDHYAVERVLSDPNEAIALGPDGQVVQVGKRMAHAKPDGTTP from the coding sequence TTGACCGCCTTCTCACCCGAGCTTGTGGACACCCTGACCCTGGGCGCCGCCGAGGTGTTGCCCGCCGGAGGGCTCGAGGCCAGGTTGAAAGCCGCGGCCGCCGAGGGGAGACCCCTGCGCGTCAAGCTGGGCTTCGACCCGACCAAACCCGACCTGCACATCGGTCATGCCGTGGTGCTATGGGCGCTGCGACGCTTTCAGGATGCGGGACACCAGGTGGTGCTGATCATCGGCGACTTCACTGCGCGCATCGGTGACCCCACCGGCAAGCAAGAGGCCCGTCCCCCGCTCACCAAGGACGAGGTCGAGGCCAATGCCCAGACCTACCTCGATCAGCTCGGGCGCATCATCGATCTGAGTCGGGCCGAGATTCGCCGCAACGGCGAGTGGCTGGAACCCATGGCCATGGAATCGGTGATTCGCCTGCTGGGGCAGTCGACCGTGGCCCAGATGCTGCAGCGGGAAAACTTTGCCCTGCGGCACGAGCGGGGCGATGCGATCGGGCTGCACGAGTTTCTGTATCCGCTGCTGCAAGGGCAGGATTCGGTGGTGATCCACGCCGATGTGGAACTGGGCGGCACCGACCAGAAGTTCAACAACCTGATGGGGCGGCACCTGCAAGAACAGGCGCACCAGGCGCCCCAGGTGGTCATGCTCTACCCGATTCTCGAAGGCATCGGCACCACCGAGAAGATGTCCAAGTCGCTCGGCAACACGATCGGCCTGACGGATGCGCCCAAGGCGATGTGGGACAAGGTCATGTGCATCGCGGACCGCCAGATGCCGGATTACTTCACCCTGGCCTCCGGCTTGCCGGCTCCTGAAATCCGGCGCCTGCTGGCGGACCTGGCGGCAGGTCAACTGCCCCCACGCGACGCCAAGGTGCGGCTGGCGCGGGCGATCGTCAGCCTGTATCATGGGCCGGCCGTGGCCGAGAAACTGGCCAGTGGCTCGCTCGATACGGCCGATATGCCCGCCTTCGCGGTGCCGGACGGCACGCCGGTGGCCCGCTTGCTGGTGGCCTTGAAAATGGCCAACTCCACCAGCCAGGCGCGTGAGCGCCTGAAAGAGGGGGCCGTGAAACTGCTGCGGGCCGAAGGCGACCATTATGCGGTCGAACGGGTGCTGTCAGACCCCAACGAGGCGATCGCCCTGGGGCCGGACGGGCAGGTCGTGCAGGTCGGCAAGCGCATGGCCCACGCCAAACCGGACGGCACCACCCCGTGA
- a CDS encoding response regulator has protein sequence MSKRLRILIADDESIIRLDMKEMLEERGHEVVGEAVDGRVAVELAAKLEPDLIVMDVKMPHMDGLEAVKAINEPGKRRIPVIMVTAYSAPELVEQAVELGVFAYLVKPIKEADIMPTIEVAMSRAEEMQALSDEIANLKDVLETRKLVEKAKGILIDTYGITEAEAFRRIQKLSMNSRKPLREIADAIILAREVNNPELSNKGR, from the coding sequence ATGAGCAAACGCCTGCGCATCCTGATCGCCGATGACGAGTCGATCATCCGGCTGGACATGAAAGAAATGCTGGAAGAGCGCGGTCACGAGGTGGTGGGCGAGGCCGTGGATGGCCGCGTGGCGGTGGAACTGGCGGCCAAGCTGGAGCCGGACCTGATCGTCATGGACGTGAAGATGCCCCACATGGACGGGCTGGAGGCCGTCAAGGCCATCAACGAGCCGGGCAAGCGCCGCATCCCGGTGATCATGGTGACGGCTTACTCCGCGCCCGAGCTGGTCGAGCAGGCCGTGGAACTGGGCGTGTTCGCCTACCTGGTCAAGCCGATCAAGGAGGCGGACATCATGCCCACGATCGAGGTGGCCATGAGCCGGGCGGAAGAGATGCAGGCGCTCAGCGACGAGATCGCGAACCTCAAGGACGTGCTGGAAACGCGCAAGCTGGTCGAGAAGGCCAAGGGCATCCTGATCGACACCTACGGCATCACGGAAGCGGAAGCCTTCCGCCGCATCCAGAAGCTGTCGATGAACAGCCGCAAGCCGTTGCGCGAGATCGCCGACGCGATCATCCTGGCGCGCGAGGTCAACAACCCTGAACTCTCGAACAAGGGTCGCTGA
- a CDS encoding cystathionine gamma-synthase family protein: MPAPFDPRQFRPESLMMSHGYDPFLSEGAAKPPIFMTSTFVFRRAEDGEQYFKWAYGLEERQPHETMGLIYSRLNNPGLQILEERLALWDGAEGALTFASGMAAITTAILAHVKPGDVVLYSMPIYGGTEYLLEKILPKFGVTVQAFPADAGIDELEALAQAAGDRLALFLLESPANPTNLMIDLAPIVALAARCSTPARRVLTFVDNTFMGPLFQHPLRHGADLVLYSATKFIGGHSDVVAGAVAGSREVLGPITEYRTIMGSVPDPFNCWLLLRSLETLKVRMEAQAATARQLATALAAHPAVDRVLYPSLLPQGTSQRAIFERQCSGAGSIVSFEVKGGKPAAFRFLNAVRLAKLAVSLGGTETLVEHPATMTHADIAPDVQRRFGIQPGLVRMSVGLEAPEDLMADLAQALEASQQGTV; encoded by the coding sequence ATGCCCGCGCCCTTCGACCCGCGCCAGTTCAGGCCCGAAAGCCTGATGATGAGCCACGGATACGACCCGTTCCTGTCGGAAGGCGCCGCCAAGCCCCCCATCTTCATGACCTCGACCTTCGTCTTCCGCCGGGCGGAAGACGGCGAGCAGTACTTCAAGTGGGCCTATGGCCTGGAAGAGCGCCAGCCCCACGAAACCATGGGGCTGATCTACTCGCGCCTGAACAACCCGGGCTTGCAGATCCTGGAAGAGCGCCTGGCGCTATGGGACGGTGCCGAAGGCGCGCTCACCTTCGCAAGCGGCATGGCCGCCATCACCACGGCGATCCTGGCGCACGTGAAACCGGGCGATGTGGTGCTCTACAGCATGCCAATCTACGGCGGCACGGAGTACCTGCTCGAAAAGATCCTGCCCAAGTTCGGCGTCACGGTGCAGGCCTTCCCGGCCGATGCTGGCATCGACGAGCTGGAGGCGCTGGCCCAGGCGGCGGGCGATCGCCTGGCGCTGTTCCTGCTCGAGAGCCCGGCCAATCCGACCAACCTGATGATCGATCTGGCCCCGATCGTGGCCCTGGCGGCGCGTTGCTCGACGCCTGCCCGGCGCGTGCTGACCTTCGTCGACAACACCTTCATGGGGCCCCTGTTCCAGCATCCCCTGCGCCACGGGGCGGACCTGGTGCTGTACTCCGCCACCAAGTTCATCGGCGGCCACAGCGATGTGGTGGCAGGTGCGGTGGCCGGGTCGCGCGAGGTGCTGGGGCCCATCACGGAATACCGGACCATCATGGGCTCGGTGCCTGACCCGTTCAATTGCTGGCTGCTGCTGCGCTCGCTCGAAACGCTCAAGGTGCGCATGGAAGCGCAAGCGGCGACGGCCCGGCAACTGGCCACGGCCCTGGCCGCGCATCCCGCCGTCGACCGCGTGCTCTACCCCTCGCTGTTGCCCCAGGGCACCTCGCAGCGCGCGATCTTCGAGCGGCAATGCAGCGGCGCCGGCTCGATCGTCTCGTTCGAGGTGAAAGGCGGCAAGCCCGCCGCCTTCCGTTTCCTGAATGCCGTGCGCCTGGCCAAGCTGGCGGTGAGTCTCGGCGGCACGGAAACCCTGGTGGAGCATCCTGCAACCATGACCCACGCCGACATCGCGCCCGACGTGCAACGGCGCTTCGGCATTCAGCCTGGCCTGGTGCGCATGTCCGTCGGGCTCGAAGCGCCTGAAGACCTGATGGCCGACCTGGCGCAGGCCCTGGAAGCCAGTCAGCAAGGCACGGTCTAG